From a single Brassica rapa cultivar Chiifu-401-42 chromosome A01, CAAS_Brap_v3.01, whole genome shotgun sequence genomic region:
- the LOC103869014 gene encoding probable serine/threonine-protein kinase cdc7 isoform X3, translating to MSEDPSRLGSSTAAGRELIALGLTNSDGDEHLYHQQASELCRHLLHLGHSESVAHLSSRCTHLRASPELVKSLCSIPNSPISLTEDGAFVTLSCEFLSDPASFASSLGMPEHDLCEKISRFTDSMSPKRKHMRENEEEAELQLMPLPKRSRNNEINASYRANEITTIVNGSMLETLKAFETQASLISLGGELLAFDQSPWSAGCEMFTNLPVDVDPMHCLEEIKQDSPFPGEVGYGNQLEIEDFQIVDNLSLIEEEDEDNNEDLLPAGEIQTPNAQSESMPSENELRSVYVVEDTEDKLALSCNPLKQEDQAVEIFTTPVKEMPLKPSAITVNQDNSLVHKAQDLCKSSGNSKGHSCSPEKKYTRKSKATQKAKQNLNYIQPKDQKDQAKQNTFPDVDSYTVIEEEGSGGYGIVYKARRKTDGKEFAIKYPHAGAQKHYINNEIRTLERFGGKNFIIKYEGCLKNGDSDCIILEHVEHDRPDLLKREIDVYQLQLYGYCMFKALSSLHKQGIVHRDVKPGNFLFSRKSKEGYLIDFNLAMDLHQKHRRADKSKAATALPTVSKRHQILINAPETTNRVTNKSSQKTLAPNSLKKAAGKIRSRNDMSRWERFNSQGGEGSGLTSAKDVTSTRNHPSGEKRREPLPCHGRKELLNFLQETMSGPVPNHDVSSKAPTSMRKRVAALPEKDDGLVYLTPMPLRSNGRPEAGDVIKKKDGPCSGTKGFRAPEVCLRSLHQGPKIDVWSAGSDERDGTFGEAFG from the exons ATGTCCGAAGACCCGAGTCGACTCGGAAGCTCAACAGCCGCCGGAAGAGAGCTTATAGCTCTCGGACTCACCAATTCAGACGGCGACGAACATCTCTACCACCAACAAGCCTCGGAGTTATGCCGTCACCTACTCCACCTTGGCCACTCCGAATCCGTTGCGCATCTTTCTTCACGGTGTACACACTTGCGAGCTTCTCCTGAGCTCGTCAAGAGTCTTTGCTCGATCCCTAACTCCCCTATCTCCCTCACCGAAGATGGCGCATTCGTGACTCTCTCGTGCGAGTTTCTCTCCGATCCGGCTAGTTTCGCGTCTAGTCTGGGTATGCCGGAGCACGATCTGTGTGAGAAGATTTCGCGTTTTACGGATTCGATGTCCCCCAAGCGTAAGCATATGAGAg AAAACGAGGAAGAAGCGGAGCTACAGCTCATGCCATTGCCAAAACGAAGCCGAAATAATGAAATCAAT GCGAGTTACAGAGCTAATGAGATTACAACTATTGTGAATGGTTCCATGCTTGAGACTCTTAAAGCTTTTGAAACCCAAGCTTCGCTTATAAGTTTAGGTGGTGAACTACTGGCATTTGACCAAAGTCCTTGGTCTGCTGGTTGCGAGATGTTCACCAATCTTCCAGTGGATGTTGATCCTATGCATTGCTTGGAGGAGATCAAGCAAGATTCGCCATTTCCTGGAGAGGTTGGATATGGTAACCAACTTGAGATTGAAGATTTTCAAATTGTTGACAACCTAAGTTTaatcgaagaagaagatgaggataACAACGAGGATTTGTTACCTGCGGGGGAGATACAAACTCCCAATGCGCAGTCTGAATCCATGCCATCGGAAAATGAGTTAAGATCAGTGTACGTTGTGGAGGATACTGAAGATAAGCTTGCCTTGAGTTGTAACCCATTAAAGCAAGAGGACCAGGCTGTAGAGATCTTTACTACCCCTGTCAAAGAGATGCCTTTGAAGCCTTCGGCTATAACAGTTAACCAAGATAATTCTTTAGTACATAAAGCTCAGGATCTATGCAAATCGTCTGGAAACAGCAAAGGACATAGCTGTTCTCCTGAGAAAAAATACACCAGGAAAAGTAAAGCTACTCAGAAGGCAAAACAGAATCTGAACTACATTCAACCTAAAGACCAGAAG GATCAGGCAAAGCAGAACACATTTCCAGATGTTGATTCTTACACTGTTATAGAGGAAGAAGGCTCAG GTGGCTACGGGATTGTTTATAAGGCAAGGAGGAAAACTGATGGAAAAGAGTTCGCCATTAAAT ATCCACATGCCGGTGCTCAAAAACACTATATTAATAATGAAATCAGAACGCTCGAACGTTTCGG GGGgaaaaactttataataaaatatgaaggctGTCTCAAGAACGGGGATTCCGATTGCATTATCCTTGAACACGTTGAACATGACAGACCTGATCTTTTGAAAAGAGAAATAGATGTGTATCAGCTACAGCTGTACGGCTACTGCATGTTCAAAGCTCTGTCAAGTCTTCATAAGCAG GGTATTGTTCACAGGGATGTTAAGCCAGGCAACTTCCTTTTCTCTAGGAAGAGCAAAGAAGGTTATCTCATTGACTTTAACCTCGCCATG GATTTACACCAGAAGCACAGGAGAGCCG ATAAATCAAAAGCTGCTACAGCTCTCCCAACTGTCAGCAAGAGGCATCAGATATTGATTAACGCTCCTGAAACAACAAACCGAGTGACCAACAAATCTTCTCAGAAAACTCTAGCGCCCAATAGCCTGAAGAAAGCAGCGGGAAAGATAAGATCTCGGAATGACATGAGCAGATGGGAGAGATTCAACAGCCAAGGGGGAGAAGGATCTGGCTTAACTTCAGCCAAAGATGTGACCAGCACAAGGAACCACCCTTCAGGTGAAAAGAGGAGAGAGCCTTTGCCATGCCATGGAAGGAAAGAGCTTTTAAACTTTCTGCAGGAGACAATGTCTGGTCCAGTTCCAAACCATGACGTATCATCCAAAGCTCCTACGTCTATGAGAAAACGTGTCGCTGCTCTTCCAGAGAAAGATGATGGGCTTGTTTATCTGACCCCAATGCCGCTGCGCTCTAACGGTAGGCCTGAAGCAG GGGATGTAATTAAAAAGAAAGACGGTCCTTGCTCAGGAACCAAAGGCTTCCGTGCTCCAGAG GTTTGCTTAAGATCGTTGCACCAAGGACCTAAGATAGACGTGTGGTCTGCAGGA TCGGATGAGCGTGATGGAACGTTTGGAGAAGCGTTTGGATGA
- the LOC103869014 gene encoding probable serine/threonine-protein kinase cdc7 isoform X2 produces MSEDPSRLGSSTAAGRELIALGLTNSDGDEHLYHQQASELCRHLLHLGHSESVAHLSSRCTHLRASPELVKSLCSIPNSPISLTEDGAFVTLSCEFLSDPASFASSLGMPEHDLCEKISRFTDSMSPKRKHMRENEEEAELQLMPLPKRSRNNEINASYRANEITTIVNGSMLETLKAFETQASLISLGGELLAFDQSPWSAGCEMFTNLPVDVDPMHCLEEIKQDSPFPGEVGYGNQLEIEDFQIVDNLSLIEEEDEDNNEDLLPAGEIQTPNAQSESMPSENELRSVYVVEDTEDKLALSCNPLKQEDQAVEIFTTPVKEMPLKPSAITVNQDNSLVHKAQDLCKSSGNSKGHSCSPEKKYTRKSKATQKAKQNLNYIQPKDQKDQAKQNTFPDVDSYTVIEEEGSGGYGIVYKARRKTDGKEFAIKYPHAGAQKHYINNEIRTLERFGGKNFIIKYEGCLKNGDSDCIILEHVEHDRPDLLKREIDVYQLQLYGYCMFKALSSLHKQGIVHRDVKPGNFLFSRKSKEGYLIDFNLAMDLHQKHRRADKSKAATALPTVSKRHQILINAPETTNRVTNKSSQKTLAPNSLKKAAGKIRSRNDMSRWERFNSQGGEGSGLTSAKDVTSTRNHPSGEKRREPLPCHGRKELLNFLQETMSGPVPNHDVSSKAPTSMRKRVAALPEKDDGLVYLTPMPLRSNGDVIKKKDGPCSGTKGFRAPEVCLRSLHQGPKIDVWSAGVTLLYLMMGRAPFTGDPEQNIKDIAKLRGSEELWEVAKLHNRESSFPEELYESRYLKGMELRKWCELNTKRRDFLDTIPPSLLDLVDKCVTVNPRLRISAEDALKHDFFHSVHETLRTQRVLKQQQQTQLHPSVVADAVDQTIH; encoded by the exons ATGTCCGAAGACCCGAGTCGACTCGGAAGCTCAACAGCCGCCGGAAGAGAGCTTATAGCTCTCGGACTCACCAATTCAGACGGCGACGAACATCTCTACCACCAACAAGCCTCGGAGTTATGCCGTCACCTACTCCACCTTGGCCACTCCGAATCCGTTGCGCATCTTTCTTCACGGTGTACACACTTGCGAGCTTCTCCTGAGCTCGTCAAGAGTCTTTGCTCGATCCCTAACTCCCCTATCTCCCTCACCGAAGATGGCGCATTCGTGACTCTCTCGTGCGAGTTTCTCTCCGATCCGGCTAGTTTCGCGTCTAGTCTGGGTATGCCGGAGCACGATCTGTGTGAGAAGATTTCGCGTTTTACGGATTCGATGTCCCCCAAGCGTAAGCATATGAGAg AAAACGAGGAAGAAGCGGAGCTACAGCTCATGCCATTGCCAAAACGAAGCCGAAATAATGAAATCAAT GCGAGTTACAGAGCTAATGAGATTACAACTATTGTGAATGGTTCCATGCTTGAGACTCTTAAAGCTTTTGAAACCCAAGCTTCGCTTATAAGTTTAGGTGGTGAACTACTGGCATTTGACCAAAGTCCTTGGTCTGCTGGTTGCGAGATGTTCACCAATCTTCCAGTGGATGTTGATCCTATGCATTGCTTGGAGGAGATCAAGCAAGATTCGCCATTTCCTGGAGAGGTTGGATATGGTAACCAACTTGAGATTGAAGATTTTCAAATTGTTGACAACCTAAGTTTaatcgaagaagaagatgaggataACAACGAGGATTTGTTACCTGCGGGGGAGATACAAACTCCCAATGCGCAGTCTGAATCCATGCCATCGGAAAATGAGTTAAGATCAGTGTACGTTGTGGAGGATACTGAAGATAAGCTTGCCTTGAGTTGTAACCCATTAAAGCAAGAGGACCAGGCTGTAGAGATCTTTACTACCCCTGTCAAAGAGATGCCTTTGAAGCCTTCGGCTATAACAGTTAACCAAGATAATTCTTTAGTACATAAAGCTCAGGATCTATGCAAATCGTCTGGAAACAGCAAAGGACATAGCTGTTCTCCTGAGAAAAAATACACCAGGAAAAGTAAAGCTACTCAGAAGGCAAAACAGAATCTGAACTACATTCAACCTAAAGACCAGAAG GATCAGGCAAAGCAGAACACATTTCCAGATGTTGATTCTTACACTGTTATAGAGGAAGAAGGCTCAG GTGGCTACGGGATTGTTTATAAGGCAAGGAGGAAAACTGATGGAAAAGAGTTCGCCATTAAAT ATCCACATGCCGGTGCTCAAAAACACTATATTAATAATGAAATCAGAACGCTCGAACGTTTCGG GGGgaaaaactttataataaaatatgaaggctGTCTCAAGAACGGGGATTCCGATTGCATTATCCTTGAACACGTTGAACATGACAGACCTGATCTTTTGAAAAGAGAAATAGATGTGTATCAGCTACAGCTGTACGGCTACTGCATGTTCAAAGCTCTGTCAAGTCTTCATAAGCAG GGTATTGTTCACAGGGATGTTAAGCCAGGCAACTTCCTTTTCTCTAGGAAGAGCAAAGAAGGTTATCTCATTGACTTTAACCTCGCCATG GATTTACACCAGAAGCACAGGAGAGCCG ATAAATCAAAAGCTGCTACAGCTCTCCCAACTGTCAGCAAGAGGCATCAGATATTGATTAACGCTCCTGAAACAACAAACCGAGTGACCAACAAATCTTCTCAGAAAACTCTAGCGCCCAATAGCCTGAAGAAAGCAGCGGGAAAGATAAGATCTCGGAATGACATGAGCAGATGGGAGAGATTCAACAGCCAAGGGGGAGAAGGATCTGGCTTAACTTCAGCCAAAGATGTGACCAGCACAAGGAACCACCCTTCAGGTGAAAAGAGGAGAGAGCCTTTGCCATGCCATGGAAGGAAAGAGCTTTTAAACTTTCTGCAGGAGACAATGTCTGGTCCAGTTCCAAACCATGACGTATCATCCAAAGCTCCTACGTCTATGAGAAAACGTGTCGCTGCTCTTCCAGAGAAAGATGATGGGCTTGTTTATCTGACCCCAATGCCGCTGCGCTCTAACG GGGATGTAATTAAAAAGAAAGACGGTCCTTGCTCAGGAACCAAAGGCTTCCGTGCTCCAGAG GTTTGCTTAAGATCGTTGCACCAAGGACCTAAGATAGACGTGTGGTCTGCAGGAGTAACTTTGTTATACCTAATGATGGGAAGAGCACCTTTCACTGGTGACCCTGAACA GAACATAAAGGATATTGCAAAACTACGAGGCAGTGAAGAATTATGGGAAGTTGCCAAGCTGCACAACCGTGAATCTTCTTTCCCTGAG GAATTATATGAATCAAGGTACTTGAAAGGGATGGAGTTGAGAAAATGGTGCGAACTCAACACAAAACGCAGAGACTTCCTAGACACGATCCCACCGTCGCTCCTAGACCTTGTTGATAAGTGTGTGACCGTTAACCCAAGGCTACGAATCAGCGCGGAGGATGCTCTGAAGCACGACTTCTTCCATTCAGTTCATGAAACCCTTAGAACACAAAGGGTCCTTAAGCAGCAGCAGCAAACGCAATTGCATCCTTCAGTGGTTGCTGACGCAGTAGACCAAACAATACACTAA
- the LOC103869014 gene encoding probable serine/threonine-protein kinase cdc7 isoform X1, which translates to MSEDPSRLGSSTAAGRELIALGLTNSDGDEHLYHQQASELCRHLLHLGHSESVAHLSSRCTHLRASPELVKSLCSIPNSPISLTEDGAFVTLSCEFLSDPASFASSLGMPEHDLCEKISRFTDSMSPKRKHMRENEEEAELQLMPLPKRSRNNEINASYRANEITTIVNGSMLETLKAFETQASLISLGGELLAFDQSPWSAGCEMFTNLPVDVDPMHCLEEIKQDSPFPGEVGYGNQLEIEDFQIVDNLSLIEEEDEDNNEDLLPAGEIQTPNAQSESMPSENELRSVYVVEDTEDKLALSCNPLKQEDQAVEIFTTPVKEMPLKPSAITVNQDNSLVHKAQDLCKSSGNSKGHSCSPEKKYTRKSKATQKAKQNLNYIQPKDQKDQAKQNTFPDVDSYTVIEEEGSGGYGIVYKARRKTDGKEFAIKYPHAGAQKHYINNEIRTLERFGGKNFIIKYEGCLKNGDSDCIILEHVEHDRPDLLKREIDVYQLQLYGYCMFKALSSLHKQGIVHRDVKPGNFLFSRKSKEGYLIDFNLAMDLHQKHRRADKSKAATALPTVSKRHQILINAPETTNRVTNKSSQKTLAPNSLKKAAGKIRSRNDMSRWERFNSQGGEGSGLTSAKDVTSTRNHPSGEKRREPLPCHGRKELLNFLQETMSGPVPNHDVSSKAPTSMRKRVAALPEKDDGLVYLTPMPLRSNGRPEAGDVIKKKDGPCSGTKGFRAPEVCLRSLHQGPKIDVWSAGVTLLYLMMGRAPFTGDPEQNIKDIAKLRGSEELWEVAKLHNRESSFPEELYESRYLKGMELRKWCELNTKRRDFLDTIPPSLLDLVDKCVTVNPRLRISAEDALKHDFFHSVHETLRTQRVLKQQQQTQLHPSVVADAVDQTIH; encoded by the exons ATGTCCGAAGACCCGAGTCGACTCGGAAGCTCAACAGCCGCCGGAAGAGAGCTTATAGCTCTCGGACTCACCAATTCAGACGGCGACGAACATCTCTACCACCAACAAGCCTCGGAGTTATGCCGTCACCTACTCCACCTTGGCCACTCCGAATCCGTTGCGCATCTTTCTTCACGGTGTACACACTTGCGAGCTTCTCCTGAGCTCGTCAAGAGTCTTTGCTCGATCCCTAACTCCCCTATCTCCCTCACCGAAGATGGCGCATTCGTGACTCTCTCGTGCGAGTTTCTCTCCGATCCGGCTAGTTTCGCGTCTAGTCTGGGTATGCCGGAGCACGATCTGTGTGAGAAGATTTCGCGTTTTACGGATTCGATGTCCCCCAAGCGTAAGCATATGAGAg AAAACGAGGAAGAAGCGGAGCTACAGCTCATGCCATTGCCAAAACGAAGCCGAAATAATGAAATCAAT GCGAGTTACAGAGCTAATGAGATTACAACTATTGTGAATGGTTCCATGCTTGAGACTCTTAAAGCTTTTGAAACCCAAGCTTCGCTTATAAGTTTAGGTGGTGAACTACTGGCATTTGACCAAAGTCCTTGGTCTGCTGGTTGCGAGATGTTCACCAATCTTCCAGTGGATGTTGATCCTATGCATTGCTTGGAGGAGATCAAGCAAGATTCGCCATTTCCTGGAGAGGTTGGATATGGTAACCAACTTGAGATTGAAGATTTTCAAATTGTTGACAACCTAAGTTTaatcgaagaagaagatgaggataACAACGAGGATTTGTTACCTGCGGGGGAGATACAAACTCCCAATGCGCAGTCTGAATCCATGCCATCGGAAAATGAGTTAAGATCAGTGTACGTTGTGGAGGATACTGAAGATAAGCTTGCCTTGAGTTGTAACCCATTAAAGCAAGAGGACCAGGCTGTAGAGATCTTTACTACCCCTGTCAAAGAGATGCCTTTGAAGCCTTCGGCTATAACAGTTAACCAAGATAATTCTTTAGTACATAAAGCTCAGGATCTATGCAAATCGTCTGGAAACAGCAAAGGACATAGCTGTTCTCCTGAGAAAAAATACACCAGGAAAAGTAAAGCTACTCAGAAGGCAAAACAGAATCTGAACTACATTCAACCTAAAGACCAGAAG GATCAGGCAAAGCAGAACACATTTCCAGATGTTGATTCTTACACTGTTATAGAGGAAGAAGGCTCAG GTGGCTACGGGATTGTTTATAAGGCAAGGAGGAAAACTGATGGAAAAGAGTTCGCCATTAAAT ATCCACATGCCGGTGCTCAAAAACACTATATTAATAATGAAATCAGAACGCTCGAACGTTTCGG GGGgaaaaactttataataaaatatgaaggctGTCTCAAGAACGGGGATTCCGATTGCATTATCCTTGAACACGTTGAACATGACAGACCTGATCTTTTGAAAAGAGAAATAGATGTGTATCAGCTACAGCTGTACGGCTACTGCATGTTCAAAGCTCTGTCAAGTCTTCATAAGCAG GGTATTGTTCACAGGGATGTTAAGCCAGGCAACTTCCTTTTCTCTAGGAAGAGCAAAGAAGGTTATCTCATTGACTTTAACCTCGCCATG GATTTACACCAGAAGCACAGGAGAGCCG ATAAATCAAAAGCTGCTACAGCTCTCCCAACTGTCAGCAAGAGGCATCAGATATTGATTAACGCTCCTGAAACAACAAACCGAGTGACCAACAAATCTTCTCAGAAAACTCTAGCGCCCAATAGCCTGAAGAAAGCAGCGGGAAAGATAAGATCTCGGAATGACATGAGCAGATGGGAGAGATTCAACAGCCAAGGGGGAGAAGGATCTGGCTTAACTTCAGCCAAAGATGTGACCAGCACAAGGAACCACCCTTCAGGTGAAAAGAGGAGAGAGCCTTTGCCATGCCATGGAAGGAAAGAGCTTTTAAACTTTCTGCAGGAGACAATGTCTGGTCCAGTTCCAAACCATGACGTATCATCCAAAGCTCCTACGTCTATGAGAAAACGTGTCGCTGCTCTTCCAGAGAAAGATGATGGGCTTGTTTATCTGACCCCAATGCCGCTGCGCTCTAACGGTAGGCCTGAAGCAG GGGATGTAATTAAAAAGAAAGACGGTCCTTGCTCAGGAACCAAAGGCTTCCGTGCTCCAGAG GTTTGCTTAAGATCGTTGCACCAAGGACCTAAGATAGACGTGTGGTCTGCAGGAGTAACTTTGTTATACCTAATGATGGGAAGAGCACCTTTCACTGGTGACCCTGAACA GAACATAAAGGATATTGCAAAACTACGAGGCAGTGAAGAATTATGGGAAGTTGCCAAGCTGCACAACCGTGAATCTTCTTTCCCTGAG GAATTATATGAATCAAGGTACTTGAAAGGGATGGAGTTGAGAAAATGGTGCGAACTCAACACAAAACGCAGAGACTTCCTAGACACGATCCCACCGTCGCTCCTAGACCTTGTTGATAAGTGTGTGACCGTTAACCCAAGGCTACGAATCAGCGCGGAGGATGCTCTGAAGCACGACTTCTTCCATTCAGTTCATGAAACCCTTAGAACACAAAGGGTCCTTAAGCAGCAGCAGCAAACGCAATTGCATCCTTCAGTGGTTGCTGACGCAGTAGACCAAACAATACACTAA
- the LOC103869026 gene encoding uncharacterized protein LOC103869026 yields MIEVKRPGSSTRITTTLLDSLMILFRNKHILLPIFAFIAIPLSALHLSLTLTSFRLKNHVFRLEALANVVHTRFEARQIWEESRQDAVSLLRLKSRYFVPSFILSCIVSIAVITSTSFSHQGLNPSLKSSFASVKSSWMRVTATSIVVYGLLFLYSPVPMFLSAIFGYTPTLRHLITFLSLGIEVYIMAITGLGLVVSVVEERYGFDAVKEGTGLMKGRRITGLALAGVFVFLSSWIGHGMEKLAKELDVDSSSGSWWRSVVLSGGWEGWKLVCMYGAEVVLSYVVVTVFYCECRKRHGNSDPDVADEEGLAI; encoded by the coding sequence ATGATTGAAGTAAAGCGACCTGGTTCTTCCACAAGGATCACCACAACACTCCTTGACTCCTTGATGATTCTCTTCAGAAACAAACACATCTTACTCCCAATCTTCGCCTTCATAGCCATCCCTCTCTCGGCCTTGCATCTCTCCTTAACTCTCACCTCCTTTCGTCTCAAAAACCATGTCTTCCGCTTAGAAGCCCTAGCCAACGTTGTCCACACGCGGTTCGAAGCTAGACAGATATGGGAAGAGTCTAGACAAGACGCTGTCTCTCTTCTACGTCTCAAGTCCCGGTACTTCGTCCCATCCTTCATCCTCTCCTGTATCGTCTCCATAGCCGTCATCACGTCAACTTCCTTCTCGCACCAGGGCCTGAACCCATCTCTGAAATCTTCATTTGCTTCGGTGAAGTCCTCGTGGATGCGAGTAACAGCGACTTCCATTGTAGTCTACGGTCTGCTCTTCCTCTACTCACCGGTTCCCATGTTTCTGTCAGCTATCTTCGGTTACACACCCACACTGCGTCACCTCATCACATTTCTCAGTTTAGGTATTGAGGTATACATAATGGCTATAACAGGGCTTGGGCTTGTGGTCTCTGTGGTAGAAGAAAGATACGGTTTTGACGCGGTTAAGGAAGGAACGGGGTTGATGAAAGGGAGGAGGATAACGGGGTTGGCTTTGGCGGGTGTGTTTGTGTTTCTATCGAGTTGGATTGGTCATGGGATGGAGAAGCTGGCGAAGGAGCTGGATGTAGACTCGAGCTCGGGGTCGTGGTGGAGGTCTGTGGTTCTGTCCGGTGGGTGGGAAGGGTGGAAACTGGTGTGTATGTATGGGGCAGAGGTGGTGCTGAGTTATGTTGTAGTCACTGTTTTTTACTGTGAGTGTAGGAAACGTCATGGGAACAGTGATCCAGACGTTGCTGATGAAGAGGGTCTTGCTATTTAA
- the LOC103869042 gene encoding uncharacterized protein LOC103869042 isoform X3: MRRSASGSRVSDQSPSPSPPRSQSATFMEDDVELLLPRYDPSSQPGKREKSRLRSAENVIHFIPLLLLLCVVILWLFSHSA; this comes from the exons ATGCGTAGATCGGCGAGTGGCTCAAGAGTTTCTGATCAATCACCGTCACCGTCTCCGCCTCGATCTCAGAGTGCAACGTTTATGGAAGATGATGTGGAGCTGCTGTTGCCAAGGTACGACCCGAGTTCTCAACCGGGGAAGAGAGAGAAGTCACGGTTGAGATCTGCAGAAAACGTCATCCATTTCATTCCTCTCCTTCTTCTGCTCTGTGTTGTAATCCTCTGGCTCTTTTCTCATTCAG CTTGA
- the LOC103869042 gene encoding uncharacterized protein LOC103869042 isoform X2 → MRRSASGSRVSDQSPSPSPPRSQSATFMEDDVELLLPRYDPSSQPGKREKSRLRSAENVIHFIPLLLLLCVVILWLFSHSAA, encoded by the exons ATGCGTAGATCGGCGAGTGGCTCAAGAGTTTCTGATCAATCACCGTCACCGTCTCCGCCTCGATCTCAGAGTGCAACGTTTATGGAAGATGATGTGGAGCTGCTGTTGCCAAGGTACGACCCGAGTTCTCAACCGGGGAAGAGAGAGAAGTCACGGTTGAGATCTGCAGAAAACGTCATCCATTTCATTCCTCTCCTTCTTCTGCTCTGTGTTGTAATCCTCTGGCTCTTTTCTCATTCAG CAGCTTGA
- the LOC103869042 gene encoding uncharacterized protein LOC103869042 isoform X1 — translation MRRSASGSRVSDQSPSPSPPRSQSATFMEDDVELLLPRYDPSSQPGKREKSRLRSAENVIHFIPLLLLLCVVILWLFSHSVAILNL, via the exons ATGCGTAGATCGGCGAGTGGCTCAAGAGTTTCTGATCAATCACCGTCACCGTCTCCGCCTCGATCTCAGAGTGCAACGTTTATGGAAGATGATGTGGAGCTGCTGTTGCCAAGGTACGACCCGAGTTCTCAACCGGGGAAGAGAGAGAAGTCACGGTTGAGATCTGCAGAAAACGTCATCCATTTCATTCCTCTCCTTCTTCTGCTCTGTGTTGTAATCCTCTGGCTCTTTTCTCATTCAG TCGCAATACTAAACCTGTGA